The following proteins are co-located in the Polyangia bacterium genome:
- a CDS encoding ABC transporter substrate-binding protein codes for MNSVLRLCASFALLLAITSAAVPAAAEEKLTVWWVKGFYKAEDDALFATIKKFEAKTGVKVDLSQYPVSDMVAKTVAALESGTPPDVAYSDVFDFQTTGKWAADGKLEDLSAILAPMKDKFLKNTIETTHLLNEKTKKRAYYAFPVKQQTMHFQYWKDMLGEAGFKESDLPTQWKAYWDFWCDKVQPAYRAKTGKRTFGVGQPMGVEGTDSFYSFLTWADAWGAKIVDDSGKIVVGEPKNRAAMIAAMKDFTNFRTRGCTPPSSTAWKDPDNNVAFHNKTIISTDNATISIAAKWLDDMNNAALPADQRAIAKKNYEENIVTTVFPHRPDGSKMIYRAAVKTGVVFEAAKNKKQAKEFVAFLMQPENLGPYVEGSLGRWFPVTKAGEASTFWTTDPHRRTVLEQFKAGTVTFEFTKNYKFTILNNENVWAKCMSRILNDNEPVEKAVDEMIARIKTVAGN; via the coding sequence ATGAACTCGGTTTTAAGGCTATGCGCATCGTTTGCATTGCTACTGGCGATCACGTCGGCGGCCGTCCCCGCGGCTGCGGAAGAGAAACTCACGGTCTGGTGGGTCAAAGGCTTTTACAAGGCCGAAGACGACGCGTTGTTTGCGACGATCAAAAAGTTCGAAGCGAAGACCGGCGTCAAAGTCGATCTGTCGCAATATCCGGTCAGCGACATGGTGGCAAAGACGGTCGCCGCGCTGGAATCGGGCACGCCTCCCGACGTTGCGTACTCCGACGTCTTCGACTTTCAAACCACGGGTAAGTGGGCGGCCGACGGCAAGCTGGAAGATCTCAGCGCCATCTTGGCCCCGATGAAAGACAAGTTCCTGAAGAACACCATCGAGACCACGCACCTTTTGAACGAGAAGACCAAGAAGCGCGCCTATTACGCCTTCCCGGTCAAGCAGCAGACCATGCACTTTCAATACTGGAAGGACATGCTGGGCGAAGCCGGCTTCAAAGAGTCGGACCTCCCGACCCAGTGGAAGGCTTACTGGGACTTCTGGTGTGACAAGGTTCAGCCCGCTTATCGCGCCAAGACCGGCAAGCGCACCTTCGGCGTCGGCCAGCCGATGGGCGTCGAGGGAACGGATTCGTTCTATTCGTTCCTCACCTGGGCGGATGCCTGGGGCGCCAAGATCGTCGACGACAGCGGCAAGATCGTGGTCGGCGAGCCGAAGAACCGCGCCGCCATGATCGCCGCGATGAAGGACTTCACCAACTTCCGTACCCGCGGCTGCACCCCGCCCTCGTCGACGGCCTGGAAGGATCCGGACAACAACGTGGCCTTCCACAACAAGACCATCATCTCGACCGACAACGCCACCATCTCCATCGCCGCCAAGTGGCTGGACGACATGAACAACGCCGCCCTGCCCGCCGATCAACGCGCCATCGCCAAGAAGAACTACGAGGAGAACATCGTCACCACCGTTTTCCCGCACCGCCCTGACGGCTCGAAGATGATCTACCGCGCGGCCGTGAAGACGGGCGTGGTGTTCGAAGCGGCCAAGAACAAGAAGCAGGCGAAGGAGTTCGTGGCCTTCTTGATGCAGCCGGAGAATCTGGGACCGTATGTCGAGGGCTCGCTCGGCCGCTGGTTCCCCGTCACCAAGGCCGGCGAGGCCAGCACCTTCTGGACCACCGACCCGCACCGCCGCACGGTGCTGGAACAGTTCAAGGCCGGCACCGTGACCTTCGAGTTCACCAAGAACTACAAGTTCACCATCCTCAACAACGAGAACGTCTGGGCCAAGTGCATGAGCCGTATCCTCAACGACAACGAGCCGGTCGAGAAGGCCGTCGACGAGATGATCGCGCGCATCAAGACCGTGGCCGGCAACTAG